AATGTACTACAATATCATGTAGGGCTCGcatagaaatatttaattcagAGTATCATAAGACACGTTTCAGAGGGGATCATGAAGCTAAGACACTTAAAGTCATCATgactcaaaaattttgattaacaGAAAAGTGTGCGTGAAAAAACCAATTACAAGGTCAGattttcaggtaaaaaaacagtttcaaaCTTAGTTGGGTTAGTTCaactgaattaaaaatattcactatGGGATCAATAATAGAGACGGTTTTGTGCATTGTGTTACCTTTCGTTGCTGTAATTCTCTATCTAGCAAAAGTAGCTTCAAGTGTTATTCAAAACTCGAATAAGCAAAAATTAGATTTAATCCTTGCCATTCGATCAGGCCCAATGGTTTATAATCTCTTTTCCAGTCATTTGCATCTTTGAGAGACTTTTCTGCAAGCGGTGCACGAATGATACGCATGTAACActgtttattcaataaattatgtACAAGTCCTGACGTACTGGTAGAGCATTATTCCTCATCACTGGAATATTATTACCTATTACATAAATTAATTACagtaattattaataattatattattctaCTCAATAAAATACAGTAATTTCACAGATCTTAATAGTATtcatgtattttatatacaaatTCGCACTTTCGGCATGTACTATGGTTTTATtactacgtttttttttttttttttttttagatttttcgtttattttttattcatatttctttAATAGATACTATATTTatgtgcatatgtatatatatacatatataaagtATGCATAcagtatacacacatatatagtATATTGACATTAGGGCTGTTAATAAAACGTCAAGTTatgttacaaaataaattatcgaaatcaTATTACATTGTAGTTGTCCTATAGTGCCCTTCACCTAAGCACTAAACAATTAAGCACAGCTTCTCGTAGGAGAGCAATCATCCATAGTTACGTAGATATTATCGGAATTATCACAGTCTGTGTATTTACAACTTAATATCTAGTGAGTGATCTCTGTAATCTTGTCTTGAGTATCGCAAATTATTGCGCTACTTTATAAGAACAAAGAAGAGATAAGAAATATACGTTATCATATCATGTAGTGATGCATAGTCTAACtgtcgtttgaaaaataaatttcttttgcTACTATCCAAACTAGAAATCGATCCACATCGGTAATATACCTAAagtataatatgcataaagCGGACGAAAATGTACGTTACTTAATTGTGTTCCAGTACGGTACTACAAGTATGtgatacgtaaaaaaaatattcatgcaaaattagaatatactcttatacgaagaaaaatactCAACGGCAGGTGCAAAGGAGCACTATACATGTAATCGAATGGTTAAATGGACCGAATTTCAACCTGTTTCATACTCATAAATTAAATACCTATActttttatcatttatgtaTATCTGTCTCAAAAGAGTCTCTGTTTTGGGCATCTCTGTACATGCAGGGCGTAGCGAGACCTTTGTTAGCCTGTACATGTTTCATCCCTAATTGTACCACAGTTTGGATACGAATTGAATAGTAAACATTGAATCATATTTTTGGTACGATCCGTGCTAGACTCTATTTGTTATTGAGGGATACATTTAATAGTAATACAAGACCTTTTCAAGACCGTTATGGttgattcaatttcaattcatagACTACAGACTTGGTGCGTCGGAGGCTGCATCGTCGAacgtaaagaaaatcaaaatgtgTCATACCAgatgtttcgaaattttgccTGCTGTATCTAGGATCAAGTGTGGTGGGTAGGGGAAATGCTGCTGCTCTGTGACAAGCGTGCATTGCTCAATGTATATCTTTCTCGAAATTTCAGTGTGaatcattattattcactaatatttacaaattatcaGGAttcttttcattacaattGTATTATTAAGGACTTGACCGTGGCATCGTCGCTTTAAATACGAACAAGCAGGGGATTGCTTTGAATTCAATCAAacttgttttttaatattccatTGCATAATTGGTAATACCATTTCAGCGAATCCttgatatatatatctattgcGTTGTCAGTTTTCTTATTCCAATAGTAGAGTCTTATCTCTGTGGTCACACCCTGCAAGTAAAGCTATTTTTTTAGCTCATTTGTCAGCAGGAGTAAATTGGCTCACACCGATACTGTATTTGAACGATCGAATGGCCCCGAAACACGTCACGAACGTCAAACCAATCACACAAAAGGTCCACTGACGCCCGTTccttggaataaaaatattatttctagCACAAAGCAATGCTTATCTATCAGCACTGCAaaaattggtatttttttttttttgtcaaaactCACTAAAATTTAACGCAAACATAAAAAAGTCTCAATGTGGAATATACAAATACAAACATGCACAAGTGCCTCTTATAGACACTGTCAAGGTGACTTGTACCGGAAACGATTTGATCACGGaccattttcatttattttttttttctcaaagcgCATGGAAAATTGGGATTctcattgaaaaacaaaaatagtcAAAGTatgtttataataatagtagtaataataacgataaattaGAAAAGAAGTCGAGCCGGAGTGATTTCATCTTTGATCTACGAATACGTTGGTGACGATCAAGCAAAATAGATAATATACCCGCATACGTATTTCTTCCTCCTTCGATATTAGACGATCCGGTTACTGAAGTTTTGATCGCGCCTGCCTTTTAACCGCGTACAGctctggataaaaaaaattccacttGTTCATCGCGTCACGTGACCTCACGAAACGAAGGCTAAACGATGACATCGAACCTCGCAACGCGTAGAGCAAACGAAACgcatattaaatttttctaaatgaTAACGATGAAATAATATCTTTTACAATTACTATACACGATGTGTGGTCAGATCGTAATAGGCATAGTATATAAGGTACGATTATACAAAACTTGTAGCCCGTTTCTGACACGAGTTtagaaaacgttgaaaataattggcagtataaaaatattcgatacATCAATCgtctcgataaaaaaaaaattgaccgaaaCTTTTTCGTACGTAGGTGAAAACAAAGACCCTATAGAAACTTACGTgaactgtgaaattttttttcacggtcTCCctgtttcctttttctttttttgtttctcgtcCAGTACGAATAACTTTCACAATTTTCGAATCAACGGGAAATGCCGGATATTTCGATACCGCGAACCAAGCGCATACAAATAGCAAATTGTCAACGTAAAAACCGTCCAGACGACACTCGGGTAAGTATGAACCTGATCGATCGTGTTGCACGAACATAATAATTTCCGCGTATCAGACaaggaggagaaggaaaaggagaaggagaaggacaAAAAGGAACAGGGAGACGAATATTCCAACGGTATTCATAGTCGTTGAATAATAATCTCCTCGATTTTCGTTCACCGTGCGAAGCCTAGAAAATCCGTAAGTCTGTCGTTCCAGTCGTGCAGCCAGTGAGAGGCGCCAGGCGCCTGTTGTCTGTGCTTGTAAGGATTCATCTCCTTTTCCGCCGGCATGTACTCCTCGCCTCGTATGCAGAAGTAGCTCTTTATCGGACTCCTGCACATCGGGCACCTCTCGAGCTTACCGAAACACGAGGCGCATATGCACGTGTGCCTGCAAGGCAATAAAGCCCGCGACAACGGGAAGTATTGGCAGACAACGCAGAGCTGTTCGCCAGCCGAATTCCACAGAGAACTTTCCGCCGTGTCTCCCGGTCCGGAAGTCACCATCGCTCCTCCTCGAGCGTTTCCACTTGTGTTGTTACACGGCTCGGCCAAAGCCAAAGCCGGTCCCAGGCCTGTCGATGACACATCCTCTTCGTAGCTCGTCGGGTTACCCGTCGCCAGGTAGAGTTGCTGAAATAAAGCGAGGCGTTTTGCTTAAGGATCCGTCGGGCGTTTATCGGTACAATTATCGAGAAATCGTGACGAAACggtgacaataataataataataaagaaaatacacGTAGTAATGGGTTCAACAAACGCGACTGGAGTTGAATGATTTCAttgcaacgacgagtcatatTCCATCGACGCATATATGATTGTAGAAGGTAAATCAAGCCTCGAAAACCACAGGTTCAAACACTTACGTCTGATGCATCCCTGATGataatttgtttcaaaaattcgcaGGGtagaattcaaatattttctggATAATTTCATTTAGTTGgtagtgatttaaattagCTGTGCAATGAAACCGTAAAAATACATGTCCCATCCAATTCTCCAGTAAAGAGTAGTTGAATACAAGGGTACCGTTAAATGCAATATTGATCGGCATGTGGTTACATGCAGATAGCATTCAATAAACAGAAGTGATATTCGGTTCAATTGCAATTTAGAATCAACATTAATATACGGCATGTACATAAATGTGTTGACGAGTCATTCAAACGTACTTCATACTTTTTCCTCTCAATAGTACATGAAGctttaattattgtaaaaagtaaaaaagaagcCGCATTTCTTGGTGACAAATCAAATAAACTTTTAGGGTTGACGCCAACAACTTTTGgtccaaaaatatttttcaaaaaagttgTATGCTTGCGACATTGCCGGATAAAAGAGAAATACGTAGAGAAAAATGCCAAGAATTCTCGAGTtatcctaatttttttttttttttgcttgacAGGTTACATTAGTCAAAAATCGCGACTCACCTTGAGGCACGATAACTGCCCGTTAGCCTGTTTGAGATACTGAGCCAAGATAGAAGTCGGCAACGTACAAACACTGTCCTTAATGTGAACCACGTTGACGAGAGCGacctgaaatgaaattttcttagCTTCAGAAATACCGCAGGCATAATATTATAAACTGAtcggattttcaaaaaagaatAATCGAAGACTCTTGAAGGCTTACCGTCTCGTCGGGGTGTAGATCTCTCGTATCTATACGCGTCAAGAATATCACAAGAGGATAGCAGAGGCGAGGTGGCGTTCCCAGTTCCAATTCCGGCGCCGGAAGTGACAGTCTTAAGGTTTGCTCCCCGTGAGGCTGTCTACTGTGTCGTAGGGTTAAGGAAAAATTACCATGACAATATTTTCtctgaatcaattattttacatcaCTCTGTCTCTCATCGGTTGTGCCGATCTTTTTCACCTATCCTTTTTTGAACGGATTAATTCTTCCAGTTAACCGTAAGGAAAGTTGCTGTCGAAGAAATGAAAGCTCATAAGATTATTCACCTTGTGAGAAGAAGGTAGTAAGATTCTGCGTTCTAGATTTACCGTTAACAAAAATACCTCAAaacttgcaaaaatttcagaagTTTCTACGACCGTTATGAAATCTCAGAGACGTTTTTAGCCGAAAGATTGAGCATGATCTTTAAGTAGGGTGATATTCTGAGAAAATGTTTCATTATATGAAAGACGTGTCCTCTTAAAATGGAGATACGAGTCACGTATAGAGAGTGTCTTCGACGAACATTAATAATTGCTtattatatctgtatatatatatatacgtaggtaAAAAGGAAACTTGTACGGAACGAACGTATCTCTCCGTATACGAGAGGATGATTCGGTGAATAAAAGTAGGTCAAGGATGAGGAATACCAAATTGAGAAAGTGACCGGCGTCGGAAGTCTggcgtatgtatgtatgcatgtatgtatgtatgtatttatgtacgtatgtatgtacatatcgCGTATGCCATTTGCACGGATCATTACAACCTTACACATAGCGGCATTCGGCTAACGGGTTTACAGGTACCTAATCGTTggattgagaagaaaaaaaagctaTTCGCAGCGATATGATAAATTCACCTATTAAAATTTTAGCACACACGAGAATATCACGCGAATGAAAGTACGAAGTCGAAAAAAGGAATTGGAACAAGTATTATCTTGGATCGAAGTAATTTTATTCAGTGTCTTTACAAGGAATGAGACGATAATGCTATGGTGTTAAaagaaaagtgaattttataTCGCGACTTCAACTTCACCGAATATTTTAACCGAGTCGCGGTGATACGttggaatataaaaattgactttcCCTTTGGATGGATTAATTACTTTCGCTGGATCTCGCACGCAGACTGTATAATCCTCGCTCGCGTGACGATCCTCATCGTTTATATTATCACCGATTTACACTCGGCAGGACACGTTATCGTTTACATATACACGGAGAGATTAAAACGAAAAGGATACGCTTGCGGTGGAGTTTGATACTGAGCATGACCTTGAAGGAGTGTTCCCTTCAAGGATGCATCCCTGAGCGCGTTCCAAGGTCTCCAAAGTGCGAGATGCAGCTCTCGTATACTGACACCCCAAATCGCCTGCAACGAGTACTCCACTTGGCTGGATACTTCGCACTCGACTTCTGAAACAGAGGAGAGAGCATATTTTTTAGTTACACAGGACTAAAGTTATTCCagactttatttatttatttatttattttttttttcaaacgaaaatgAGTTTATACCCAAATTTCGCCCCCTGTCAGAGaccgaaataaaatatcaacgaTGCGGAGAAATCCGGTTCAATCTGATAAACTGTCGTGAGAATACTTTGCTCGGCTTTTAAAAATCTCAATTACGATACAGCGCATGCGTGTAATAAATTTGTCACACAGAAAACCTGTCCAATAATAAAAATCCCAacgatattgttattattattattatttcaacaatttttattattccataCATTATCCTCCCCCGAGGTATCGTGGATGGAATCTGGGTTCGTTTTACAGCCGTTTTCAAATGCTATTCCCGTGTATCGCAGGACCATGAAAAAGGATTTATAACGAACGActgtgtttgaaaattctcCGTTATAGCCTGCGGTGGTCCTACCGTATAGGAAAAACAGTTGAACCTTAGTTAGCATTCATGAGATTAATGCAAGTCGTTGGGTGAGTGGGTACTAACTTTGGTGAATTGGAGTTAATTGCCTTAATTGCCTGGCGAGACGTTGagtttttctttatatatttttttttttaaccgtaaATTCCAGGCCGTTGCACAGCGACTGGGAATATTTAATTGTTATTGCTGCATTCTTTATAAGAATGATGATGTGACAAACGATTTACGGCGACAGGACAATGCGCGACGACCCTCCGAAGCCTTTAAATTGCAAAACTGCGCAGAGTGCGGCGATTATGACGGTGACCGGTTTATCCGGATTGCTGGTGAGTGGTTAATAAACTGCAGTTCGTAGCAGGAATACCGCGCTGCATATATCGGACTTTTcctcaaataaattgattatACGCAACGGGGTCTTACGGAATGGAAGGCCTTGTGTAACCGCCGCGGCATCATTTAGTGGCTTGGTATAATATCAAATTGCGCAACTTGGCACAGTTCTCGAGATTTTCTTTAAGGACGTTAACGCAGCGCGATGCCGGAACGTTACGCCAACAACGGAGAAGCGTGCAGCTCGATATTCGAGCACCAACCAAATTGTCGACCGATCGCAGATGTAACGATTTAAAGGACGACTAAAGTCGGTAACCGTTAATgcgaaagtaaaataaaaaaccgttCTCAATTCGTGcgtatcaatttttcattcacgtgCAGAATCGTTAATGGGGGTATTGCATTGATGTCGCAGAAAATGTAATTTCGAAATCACACGAAAGTTTGATTCAACTATATTACAAACATAGTTGGCATACTCGGCGATTACACGAAAATAGGCTTCCGcgcaaaaataataatcagatTTAAACGCCGACCGGATTCGAGATCGAGCATTGCCATGACCTTTCGTTTGGCAGACGGATTTACATATTGTCACGTGTGGTATACTAATTAACCACTAATCGGTAAATTTTGccatatgcatatacatgcGGTGGTTAAAAGGTGCTCCGGTTATTTGACTGGGTTAAGAAGCCTTAACACGCATCGAATGGAAAAATGTTCAATCTTGACTGCGAAACGCTGCTTGCTTCACAAAtggtggattttttttttttttgcaactacataaaagtttttttcctcCAGCAAGTCCTTGAAACCAGAGACAAAATTCCACAGTAACTATCGAATAGGTACCAGAAGTAGgtttgaaatgaagaaaatattttattcatgtaCTTGATAGTTTTCTCAGCTAAGACTTACAAGGATGTTTGGCcccctattttttttttttttttttttgaaaacatatttgACTAGAAAATAGACTCGTACGATGAACAAGATATGTGACATTTGTCATGAATTGAACAGATTTTCTTTGCTCTATATCCAAACACATGAATATatgcgaaaaattgaaatcgtgAAACCGGTAGCGGACGTTTCCTATCAACATTTCACGTTGCAGGAAAACAAAAAGGATTTGAACGTTTATATAGGAGATTTAGTCAATACacaatcgattttcaaaagctgATGACTTTTTCGATTCATAGACTTGTCTCTTGGTAATT
The sequence above is drawn from the Neodiprion pinetum isolate iyNeoPine1 chromosome 2, iyNeoPine1.2, whole genome shotgun sequence genome and encodes:
- the LOC124212518 gene encoding cell growth regulator with RING finger domain protein 1 isoform X2, translating into MTAMLVSVAELSNIFSVLAVLICFCGVILFIMRNMMVLRVHGDDLMFGGGGGVLPHAPRIPQMKMMKVHIPFTFKLHESFRSTYAEVECEVSSQVEYSLQAIWGVSIRELHLALWRPWNALRDASLKGTLLQGHAQYQTPPQAQPHGEQTLRLSLPAPELELGTPPRLCYPLVIFLTRIDTRDLHPDETVALVNVVHIKDSVCTLPTSILAQYLKQANGQLSCLKQLYLATGNPTSYEEDVSSTGLGPALALAEPCNNTSGNARGGAMVTSGPGDTAESSLWNSAGEQLCVVCQYFPLSRALLPCRHTCICASCFGKLERCPMCRSPIKSYFCIRGEEYMPAEKEMNPYKHRQQAPGASHWLHDWNDRLTDFLGFAR
- the LOC124212518 gene encoding cell growth regulator with RING finger domain protein 1 isoform X1; this translates as MTAMLVSVAELSNIFSVLAVLICFCGVILFIMRNMMVLRVHGDDLMFGGGGGVLPHAPRIPQMKMMKVHIPFTFKLHESFRSTYAEVECEVSSQVEYSLQAIWGVSIRELHLALWRPWNALRDASLKGTLLQGHAQYQTPPQARQPHGEQTLRLSLPAPELELGTPPRLCYPLVIFLTRIDTRDLHPDETVALVNVVHIKDSVCTLPTSILAQYLKQANGQLSCLKQLYLATGNPTSYEEDVSSTGLGPALALAEPCNNTSGNARGGAMVTSGPGDTAESSLWNSAGEQLCVVCQYFPLSRALLPCRHTCICASCFGKLERCPMCRSPIKSYFCIRGEEYMPAEKEMNPYKHRQQAPGASHWLHDWNDRLTDFLGFAR
- the LOC124212518 gene encoding cell growth regulator with RING finger domain protein 1 isoform X3 produces the protein MTAMLVSVAELSNIFSVLAVLICFCGVILFIMRNMMVLRVHGDDLMFGGGGGVLPHAPRIPQMKMMKVHIPFTFKLHESFRSTYAVECEVSSQVEYSLQAIWGVSIRELHLALWRPWNALRDASLKGTLLQGHAQYQTPPQARQPHGEQTLRLSLPAPELELGTPPRLCYPLVIFLTRIDTRDLHPDETVALVNVVHIKDSVCTLPTSILAQYLKQANGQLSCLKQLYLATGNPTSYEEDVSSTGLGPALALAEPCNNTSGNARGGAMVTSGPGDTAESSLWNSAGEQLCVVCQYFPLSRALLPCRHTCICASCFGKLERCPMCRSPIKSYFCIRGEEYMPAEKEMNPYKHRQQAPGASHWLHDWNDRLTDFLGFAR